A window of Variovorax paradoxus genomic DNA:
GCACGCAGATGCATCGCAGCATGCAGACCGGCACGCGCTGGAGCGACCGCATCGGCGTGCTCGACGCCGACCCCGAACTCTTCGAGGCCGAGCGCGTGGCGTGGCAGCGCCCGCAACGCGCCGTGCGCCTCGACCGCGACGCGCAGGGACTGATGCGCGCGCAGGATCTCCCCTCCACCGACACCAAGGACACCGCATGACGATGGCATCCAGGACATCTTCCAACGCGCCCGCCGTGCCGGCGGACGGCGGCGACGAAAGCGAACTCGCGCCGCTGCTGCGCAAGGCGGCGGCCCCGAAACAGCAACCAGGGCAGCAACCAGGCGGCATCGTCATGGCCACGGTTTCTGTCGCCGAAGCCGAGGATGGTTTCTGCGAGGTGATGCCGATGCACGGCCATCGCACGCTGCGCTGCCGCCGGGCCGCTAGTTGCCTGCTGCTGCCCGCGCCGGGCGACACGGTGATGGTGGCCGGCCCGAACGATGAGGCGCTCTACGTCATCGCCGTCGTCGCGCAGGCAGACAACCGCCAGACGACGCTCGCCGTGAATGGCGATCTGAAGCTGCAGTCGCGCCACGGCGGCGTCGCCATCCAGGGCGCGGGCGCGATCGACCTGCAATCGGACACCGCCATCGCGACCCGCTCGCCGCAATGGACGCTCGCGGCCGAGCGCGCGCAGTGCACCGTGTCCGAGCTGGACTACCAGGGCGCCGAGGTGCGCTTCAGCGTGCTGGTGTCGCGCTTCGTCGGGCGCGCCTGCGAAGTGGTGCTCGACCGGCTGCACCTGCTCACGCGCTCGAGCTTTCGCATCACCGAAGAAGTCGAGCAGGTGCGCGCGGGCCAGATCGACATGCAGGCCTCGCGCACGCTGCGCCTGCATGCGAAGAACACGCTCGTCACCAGCAAGGAGCTGGTGAAGGTCGACGCCGAGCAGATCCACATGGGTTGAACCACCCACCACCGATTCGAAGGAGCTTCACGCATGTTCGCCAACGCACAGATGATGGGCATGGACCTGGCCTTTCCCGATGTCTGCAAGACGCCGCCGGCCATTCCCATCCCCTACCCCAACTTCGCGCTCGGGCCCACGGCCATTCCCAACGCCTGGAACATCCTCTACGGCGGCACGCCCGCGCACAACCTCGCAACGACCACGCCCATCACCAACGGCGACAACGCGGGCGTGCTCATGGGCGTGGTGTCGCAGACAGTGATGGGGCCCTCGCGCCACATCACCGGCGCGTTCACCGTGTTGCTCAAGGGTTCGCCGTGCACGCGCATGACCAGCCTCACGGTGCAGAACCGCAGCAACATCGTCGGCATGCGCATCGTGCCGAGCCAATTCAAGGTGCTCGTGCTCGCGCCCTGAGCGCACATTCGGTTGCTTTTGTAAGCGGAAATAGTTCACTTTTGGCATGTGTATTGCTGCGCTGCAGCAAAGCAGATGGCATGCCCCAATGATGTGCCACGACAGCGGAGACGAGGGTCCTGAAAAGCCACCACGTCATCGATTGCGAGGCGCCAATGAACGCAAGCACTGTCCAGGAATCGCACCACATCGCGAAGGCGGAATCTTCCGCATGGCATGAACGCTGGAGGCGATGGCGCGGGGGCACGGCGGAGTCGCTGGTGCCGCGCATCGCGGGCTACGCGCTGCTGGCCTTCGTGCTGTGGCTCGTCGTTACCACGCTCATCCAGCCGCTGGTGTCGCGGCAGGCCACGCGCACCGTGCTGCAGGCGCCGGTGACGCTGGTCACCTCGCCCATCAGCGGCGTGGTCACGCGCATGACGGTGCGCGCGCTCGACAAGGTCGAGGCCGGCGCGGTGGTTGCCACGGTGCAGAACCCGACCATCAACCGCGACATCCTCACCACCCTCACCACGCAGCGGCTCGCGCTGCAAAGCCAGGTGGCGCAGCTCACGAACCAGATCAATGCATCGAGCGACGAACTGCAGTTCGTGGAGCAGCAGGTCAAGCTGTATCGCACCGCGTCGATGGCGCAGACGCGCGATGCCTGGCAAGTGGCGCAACGCCAGCGCGAAGTGGCGCAGTCCAACGTGGCAGAGCAGGAGCAGAAGGTGCGCCGCACCTCCGCCATGCTCGACGAAGGCGCGGTGAGCCCGCAGGCCATGGACGCCGCGCAGGCGCAGTTGAGCACCTCGCGCGCCAACGCGGCGGTTGCCGAGCAGGCCTACACGGGGCTGGGCCAAAGCATGGCGAGCGCGAGCCGTGGCGTGTTCGTGGGCAGCGGCGGCGCCAGCGTCTACCAGACGCTCGCCAACCGGCGCGAAACGCTGAGCGGCGGCATCGAGCGCGCGCAGCACGACAGCGAAGCCCTGCGCCAGCAATTGCGCGAAGTGACCGCGCTGGAGGCCGAGGAGCGCAGCCGCATCGACCGCATGGCCGCCTTCGAGGTGCGTGCGACACAGCCGGGCCAGGTGAACTCGGTGCTGATGCCGCAGGGCAGTTTCGTGCCGCAGGGCGCCACATTGGTGCGCATGACCGACTGCAGCCGCATCGAAGTGGTGGCGGTCTTTCCGCCGCGACTGGCAAAGAAGCTCAACATGGGCTCGACCATTGCCGTCAAGACCGACGATGGCCGTCCTGAAGTGTCAGCACGCGTTACCCAGTTGTTGCCAGTTGCGCCCGAAGATTTCCAGAGCCGCTATGCGGTGCCCTTCCCTTTCGCCGAACAAGGCTCTGTGTACGCGGTGGCGCGCGTCGAATCGGACAACCCGGTGTGGATAGCGCAGCGCGGTCTGTGCGCGCCGGGCAAGGTGGTGTCGGCAAGGCTGGCCTCCTAGCAGCACGCGCAGCAGCAGTCCTCGACGCCGATGAGGCCGACGATGGATCACGCAAAGCTTCTTCGACGATGCGCCTTGGCGATGGCGACGATGCTGTGTCTGCACGCGCAGCAAGCGCCGGCAGCAGACGGCACCGCGCGACAGGCGCTCGCCCAGCAAAGCTGCGACGGCCTGCGCCGCGCCGTGGCCTTCAGCAGCCGCGGCGATGCGTCGACGCCGCTCTTCCTGCCGAGCTACCGCACCGATGCGCAACTCGCGGGCGTGCCCGATCTGGCACCCAGCCTCGCGAACGTCGCCTTCGCCTACGACAACGCGCTGGCCGGCATCGCATTGATCGCATGCGGCGACACGGCGTCGGCGCGGCGCATCGCTGATGCGATGGTGCTGGCCGTCGAGCATGACCCGCACTATGCGGACGGCCGCATCCGCAACGCCTATCGCGCCGGCCTGCTGGCCGATACCAAGCCCGTGCTTGCCGGCTATTGGGACGCGGACAAGAACCAGTGGATCGCCGATGCCTACCAGGTCAGCACCGCGACCGGCAACATGGCGTGGGCCGCGCTGCTGCTGCTGAACGTCGACCAGTCGGCGCCCTCCCCGCGTTACGCCGCCGCCACCGCCAGGCTGCTGGACTGGATCGAGAAACGCACGCGTTCGAGTGTCGCGCCCGACGGCTACAGCGGCGGCTGGTATGGCTGGGATGACAAGCAGGCCGCGCAGACCTGGAAGTCGACCGAGCACAACATCGACATCGCCATGGCCGCCGCATGGGTCGCCCGCTCCGGCGCGCACCCCGAGCAGAAGCGCCAGGCCGCCACCGCATTGGCCTTTGTCGCGCGCATGTGGAACACCAGCGAACAGCGCTTCCACATCGGCACGCAGGCCGACGGTGCCACCGTATCCACCACGGCCTCGGGCCTCGATGCACAGCTGTGGCCGCTGCTCGCCGCGCCGCCGGGCCATTGCGCGTGGCAGGCCGGGCTTGCGTGGGTCGATGCCAACCACCGCTTCGGCGCGGGCTACGGCTTCTCGCGCCAGCCCGACGGCATCTGGACCGAGGGCAGCGCGCAGGCCGCCGCGACGCTGTTGGCCGTCAAGGGATCGGCGCCCGACGCGCTGTGGCAACTGCTGGCCTCGCAGCGCGCGCCCAACGGCCTTTACTACGCCACGCCAAGCCCGCGCATATCGACCGGACTGGCCATCGGCCCCGACTCCAAGGGCCCCGACTTCTTCTACTACCGCTGGCCCCACCTGGGCGCCACGGCCTGGATCGCACTGGCCGCCAAGGGCTGGAACCCGTTCACCGGAACTACCACCGTCGCAGGAGCAAAGCCATGTTCGAACTGATCGATACGCCCGAGTTCAGGGTCAATCTGATGGTCGTGGGCCTGGCCCTGATCATGGTCTTCCACGCGCGCGCCGACCGCGCATCGCACCGCGTGCTGTTCGGTTTTCTCACCGCGCTGGTGCTGGTGCGCTATGTGGCGTGGCGGCTGTCCGAGACGCTGCCGCCGGCGGACCTGGGCTTCGGCACGCTGATGGGCTGGGTGTTCCTGGTGTTCGAGATGGTGTCGATCCTCTACACCCTGCTGTCGATACAGATGCTCTCGCGCCGCCGCGACAACCACGCGCAGGCGGATGCCGGCGAGGCCATGCTGCGCAAGCGCGGCGCCGACGTGCCGGCCGTCGACGTCTTCATCTGCACCTACAACGAAGAGATCGGCGTGCTCGAAAAAACCATCCTCGCCGCGCAGGCCATCGACTATCCGCATGTGAATGTCTGGGTGCTCGACGACACCCGGCGCGACTGGCTGCGCGACTACTGCGCGCGCAAGGGCGTGCACTACGCGCGCCGGCCCGACAACACGCATGCCAAGGCGGGCAATCTCAACAACGGCCTGCGGCAGTCGGCCGGGCAGACCAACGCGCCCTACATCCTGGTGCTCGATGCCGACTTCGCGCCGCATCGCAACATCGTCTACCGCGTGCTTGGCCTCTTCGAGGATCCGAAGTCGAAGGTGGGCCTGGTGCAGACGCCGCAGTTCTATTACAACGCCGACCCCATTCAGCACAACCTGCGCGCCACCGACAGCTGGGTCGACGAGCAGCGTGTTTTCTTCGACGTGCTGCAGCCCGCCAAGGACGCGGCCGACGTGGCGTTCTGCGTGGGCACCTCGTTCATCGTGCGGCGCGACGCCATCACCGCCGCCGGCGGCTTTCCCACGGGCAGCGTGTGCGAGGACATCTACACCACCTACACGCTGATGCGCTTCGGCTGGGTCACGCGCTGGCTCAACGAGCGGCTGTCGAACGGGCTGTCGGCCGACAGCGTGATCGACTACATCAACCAGCGCAGCCGCTGGTGCCTGGGCACGATCCAGGTGGCGCTGCTGCGCGACGGCCCGCTGCGCGGCAGGGGCTACAGCTTCGCGGCCCGGCTGCATTACGTGCACGGGCTGCTGCACTGGCTCACCAAGCCGTTCATTCTGCTGATACTGGCCGCGCCCGCGCTCTACTGGTACACCGGCGCCTCGGCCTTCCATGCGACGCCGCGGGCCTTTGCCATGTACGGCCTGCCGCCGCTCGTCATGTTCTGGGGCTACACCTACTGGATCAGCCAGCGACGCTGCCTGCCGGTGTTCACCGAGGTGACGCAGATCGTGGCCGCGATGGCCGTCACCCGCACCATCGTCTCGTCGCTGATCCGTCCCTTCGGACGGCCCTTCAAGGTCACGGCCAAGGGACAGGACCGCTCCCGGACGGTGGTGCACTGGAACCTCGTCGCGGTGTTCGGCGCGTTGATCGTCGCGATGGAGATGGGCGCGCTGGGCGCCATCGGCGGCTCGATGACCACGGGCGACATGCTCAACGTGGTGTGGACCTTCATCGCCACCGTCTACTGCCTGGCCGCGCTGATCGCCTGCATCGACCGCCCGCGCCCGGAACACGACGAGCGCTTTCCCTACGACGCGGCCACCACCGTGCGCAGCGCCGCCGGTGTGGGCACCGCGCGCTTCATGGAGATCGCGGGCGACGGCGCACGGCTGTGCAACAGCGCTTCGCTGGGCCGCATCGCCATCGGGCAGGCGCTGGACATCCACGTCGATCATGTCGGCTGGGTCGCCGCATCGGTGACCGGCCGCTCCGACGCCGGCACCGAACTCGCCTTCGCGCACGACGAAGCGGTGCACGACCGGCTGGTGCGCCACGTCTTCAGCCTGCCGCCCAGCCATGTGGCCACGCAGGTGAAGCCGGGGCGCGCGGTGCTGGCCTTCATGGACAGCGCCGGCTGGCGTGTGCCGACGATGCCGCGCATGCTCGTGAGCAGCGCGCCGATGCTGACGGTGCTGCTGGTCGCCGTGCTGGTGCTGTCCGGCTGCAACCTCACGCCGCCGCTGAAGCCCGCCGAGGTCGATGTGCCCGTGCAATGGGCCGAGGGCAAGGCCGGCACCGATGTCGCGCCCATGGCCTGGCAAAGCTTCGTGCGAGACGACGAACTGCGCGGCCTGATCGCCACCGCGCTCGCACAGAACCGCGACCTGCGCGTGTATGCCGCAAAGGCCCGCGAAGCCCGCGCCGTGTACGCCGGCACGCGTTCGAGCCTGTTCCCTGAGATCGGCCTTGTGGGTTCGGCCGGACGGGGCAACCAGATCACCTCGCTCAGTTCCACCGGCGTCGTCACCAACAGCCAGGTGGTCGGCAGCGTCGGCAATACGTACGCGGTGCAGGCCGGCATCACGGCCTATGAGCTGGACTTCTTCGGCCGCGTCGATTCGGGCGTGAAGCAGGCAGGCTCGCAGGCCGTGGCCAGCGAGCGGGACTTTGCCGCGGCGCGCATGAACCTGGTGGGCGAAGTGGCGAACGCCTACCTGACGCTGCGCGCCGACCGCGCGCTGCTCGCGCTGGCCGAATCGGACTTTGCCACCCAGACCGACAGCACGGGCGTGATGGAGCGCGCCCGCAAGGCGGGCGGCACGTCGGACCTCGACCTGCTGCGCTCGCAGTCGCTGGTGCAGCGCGCTTCTGTCCAGCGCGAGGAATTCCGCATGCGCGTGGGGCAGGACCTGCAATGGCTCACGGTGCTGGTCGGTCAGCCGGTGCCGGTTTCCACCGGCACGCGACGCCCGTGGCCCGATCGCGCGGTGGCCGACGTGCCTGTGGGCCTGCCCGCGAGCCTGCTGCAGCGCCGGCCCGACCTGCTGGCCGCCTATGCGCGGGTCGAGGCTGCCAACTCGGGCATCGGTGCGGCCAAGGCGGCGTTCTATCCGAGCTTTTCATTGACCGCCGTGGGCGGCGGCCTCAGCAGCGAGTTCTCAAGCCTGCTGAATTCGGGCAACCGCAGCTGGGCCACGGTGCTCGGCGTGTCGCTGCCCATCTTCGACTGGGGGCGCCGCTCGGCCAACCTGAGCGCCAACGAAGAGCGCCTGGCCGCCGCGATGGCCGGTTATGAATACGCCGTGCAGCAGGCGTTGCGAGAAACCGCCAACGCGCTGATCGCCGACAGCCACCTGCGCCCGCAACTCGAGGCGCAGCAGGCGCGCGTGCTGTCGCTGCAGCGGGTGGCGGCCATCTCGCGCACGCGCTTTCGCAACGGGCTCGAAGACTATTTCGCCGGTGCCGACGCGCAGCGCGAGCTGTACATCGAGCAACGGCAGTGGATCGAGCTGCAACTCAAGCAGGCGGTGAACACCGTGAGCCTCTACAAGGCGCTGGGCGGGGGCTGGGAAGATGCACCGGCGCCCGTGGCCGCGGCAACCGCACCTCGGTGATCGTCAGGCCGCCGAGGGCTCCGCAAACCAGGCCTCGGCCCAGCCCTGCCGCTTCACCGGATTGAACTCGGTGAAGGTGAAGCTCGCGAGCTGCTCGGTGTGGAAAGGGTCTTGCGCGAAGAAGGCCTCCAGCGCCTTGAGCGATTCCGCACGGGCCAGCATGAAGCCGCCGGTCGCCGGCACCTTGGGGCCGGAGCAAAGGAGCAGGCCGGCGTCGTAGCCCAGTTGCAGATAGGCGCGGTGCGGCGCCACGGATTGCTGGATTCTTTCGAGCGGAACGAGGTAGTCGATTTCGACGATGAAATGCTTCATTGGGGGGCATGCGGGTCTGAGTACCGAGAGGCGTAGCAGCGACCGTGCCTGTTATGTTCGGCGCGAAGGACCTCATCATGGAATGGCATCAATAAAGCTTCGACGCACTGAGCACGCGCGACCTGTACCTGATCCTGTCGGCGCGCAGCGAGGTGTTCGTTGCGGAGCAGCGCTGCATCTACCTCGACCCGGACGGCAAGGACATGCAGGCCCATCACCTCTACGCGCTCGACGGCGGACAGCTTGTGGCCTATCTGCGCCTGGTGCCGCCGGGCGTGTCGTACCGGGAAGCCTCGATCGGGCGCGTGCTGACGGGCGCGGCGCATCGCGGACAGGGGCTGGGCCAGGAACTGCTGACACGCGGCCTTGCCCACGCCGGGGCGCTGTGGCCCGGCGCCGCGCTGCGCATCGGCGCGCAGCTCTATCTTCGGAAGTTCTACGCGTCGTTCGGGTTCGTCGAGGTCGGCGAGCCCTATGACGAAGACGGCATTCCGCACATCGAGATGCTGCTGCCGCGCACTATTCCGCCTTCACCCCCGCCGTGCGAATGACCTTGCCCCACTTGGTGGTCTCCGACGCAATGAACGCGTCGAACTCCTCGGGCGCGGCGGCCACGCCGATCAGCCGCATCTTGCCGGCTTTCGCCTGATTGATGAGCCCGCGTCTCAGCGCGCCAGCCGCAACCGCATGTCGAAGCGTGCCCCGCCCCCCACCTCGTTCGCCGCCTGGATGCGCCCCCCATGCGCATGCACCACTGCCTGCGACAACGCCAGCCCCAGCCCGAGCCCCGGCGTCTTCTCGTCCGACCGCGCGGTGGCGCCGCGATAGAAGCGCTCGAACAGGTGCGGCAACTCATCGCCGCGAATGCCCGGCCCGTGGTCCGACACGCTGAGGATTGCCTCGTTCGCCTCCAGGTCGGCGCGCACGCTCACGCTCACCACCGTGCCGGGCGGCGAGAACTTGAGCGCGTTGTCCAGCAGATTGGCCAGCGCCAGGCTCGCCGCGCCGCGCGCCACCCGCGCGGCCACCGGCGGCGAAGGCTCCAGCACCAGCGACAGGCGGCGTTCCCTGGCCATCGGTTCGAGGCGCCGCACCGCGTCCTCGGCCAGCATGTTGAGCGACACTTTTTCGGCCGCGTCGCGCTCCTGGCCGGCGTCGATCCGCGCGAGCACCAGCAGCTCTTCGACCAGCAGCGTGAGCGACTCCACCTCTTCCAGCGACGAATGCAGCGTCTCCACGTAATCGGCCGGATCGCGCGGCCGGCGCAGCGCGAGTTCGAGCTCGGTGCGCAGGCGCGACAGCGGCGAGCGCAGCTCGTGCGAGGCGTCGGAAGTGAAGCGGCGCTGTGCCTCCATGCCGTTCTCGATGCGACTGAGCATGTCGTTGAGGGTGTCGACCAGCCGGCCGATCTCGTCGCGCGTGCCCGGGTGCGGCAGGCGCTCGCCCAGGTTAGCGTCGCTGATGCGCCGGGCCTGCTGCACCACGTCGGCAATGGCGCCGAAGGCGCGGCGCGTGATGAGCGCCCCCGCCGCGGCCAGTGCCAGCAACAGCGAAATGCCCAGGATCAGGAACAGCACGCTGGCCAGCCCCAGGGTGCGGTTCACGTCGTCGAGCGAGCCCGCGACCTGCACCGCCAGCAGCTTCTGCCGCCCGGGCACGGGCACCGACACCATGCGGGTCGGCTCCTCGCCGAAGCCGTCGAGCGTCTCGAACACGGTCTCGCCGGCGGCCAGCCGCTCGCGCAGCACGGGGGGAATGGGCAGTTGCGCCTCGCCCAGGTTGCTGCTGCGCGCGAGCACCCGGCCGTCGGCGTCGACGATCTGCACCAGACGGTCGAGCCGCACGAACGAAGGCGCGGCCGGGCCGGGCGGCGCCTCGTGCACGATGACCGCGTCGCCATCGCCCGCCGACAGCAGCATGCCCAGCTCGGTCTCGGCCAGCGCGAGCAGCGCCGCGTCGAGCTCGCCGTGCACGTTGCGCGAGAACACGAAGTAAGAGCCGAAGGCG
This region includes:
- a CDS encoding YciI family protein — its product is MKHFIVEIDYLVPLERIQQSVAPHRAYLQLGYDAGLLLCSGPKVPATGGFMLARAESLKALEAFFAQDPFHTEQLASFTFTEFNPVKRQGWAEAWFAEPSAA
- a CDS encoding DUF4150 domain-containing protein; its protein translation is MFANAQMMGMDLAFPDVCKTPPAIPIPYPNFALGPTAIPNAWNILYGGTPAHNLATTTPITNGDNAGVLMGVVSQTVMGPSRHITGAFTVLLKGSPCTRMTSLTVQNRSNIVGMRIVPSQFKVLVLAP
- a CDS encoding efflux transporter outer membrane subunit, coding for MFELIDTPEFRVNLMVVGLALIMVFHARADRASHRVLFGFLTALVLVRYVAWRLSETLPPADLGFGTLMGWVFLVFEMVSILYTLLSIQMLSRRRDNHAQADAGEAMLRKRGADVPAVDVFICTYNEEIGVLEKTILAAQAIDYPHVNVWVLDDTRRDWLRDYCARKGVHYARRPDNTHAKAGNLNNGLRQSAGQTNAPYILVLDADFAPHRNIVYRVLGLFEDPKSKVGLVQTPQFYYNADPIQHNLRATDSWVDEQRVFFDVLQPAKDAADVAFCVGTSFIVRRDAITAAGGFPTGSVCEDIYTTYTLMRFGWVTRWLNERLSNGLSADSVIDYINQRSRWCLGTIQVALLRDGPLRGRGYSFAARLHYVHGLLHWLTKPFILLILAAPALYWYTGASAFHATPRAFAMYGLPPLVMFWGYTYWISQRRCLPVFTEVTQIVAAMAVTRTIVSSLIRPFGRPFKVTAKGQDRSRTVVHWNLVAVFGALIVAMEMGALGAIGGSMTTGDMLNVVWTFIATVYCLAALIACIDRPRPEHDERFPYDAATTVRSAAGVGTARFMEIAGDGARLCNSASLGRIAIGQALDIHVDHVGWVAASVTGRSDAGTELAFAHDEAVHDRLVRHVFSLPPSHVATQVKPGRAVLAFMDSAGWRVPTMPRMLVSSAPMLTVLLVAVLVLSGCNLTPPLKPAEVDVPVQWAEGKAGTDVAPMAWQSFVRDDELRGLIATALAQNRDLRVYAAKAREARAVYAGTRSSLFPEIGLVGSAGRGNQITSLSSTGVVTNSQVVGSVGNTYAVQAGITAYELDFFGRVDSGVKQAGSQAVASERDFAAARMNLVGEVANAYLTLRADRALLALAESDFATQTDSTGVMERARKAGGTSDLDLLRSQSLVQRASVQREEFRMRVGQDLQWLTVLVGQPVPVSTGTRRPWPDRAVADVPVGLPASLLQRRPDLLAAYARVEAANSGIGAAKAAFYPSFSLTAVGGGLSSEFSSLLNSGNRSWATVLGVSLPIFDWGRRSANLSANEERLAAAMAGYEYAVQQALRETANALIADSHLRPQLEAQQARVLSLQRVAAISRTRFRNGLEDYFAGADAQRELYIEQRQWIELQLKQAVNTVSLYKALGGGWEDAPAPVAAATAPR
- a CDS encoding DUF3540 domain-containing protein — encoded protein: MTMASRTSSNAPAVPADGGDESELAPLLRKAAAPKQQPGQQPGGIVMATVSVAEAEDGFCEVMPMHGHRTLRCRRAASCLLLPAPGDTVMVAGPNDEALYVIAVVAQADNRQTTLAVNGDLKLQSRHGGVAIQGAGAIDLQSDTAIATRSPQWTLAAERAQCTVSELDYQGAEVRFSVLVSRFVGRACEVVLDRLHLLTRSSFRITEEVEQVRAGQIDMQASRTLRLHAKNTLVTSKELVKVDAEQIHMG
- a CDS encoding GNAT family N-acetyltransferase, yielding MFVAEQRCIYLDPDGKDMQAHHLYALDGGQLVAYLRLVPPGVSYREASIGRVLTGAAHRGQGLGQELLTRGLAHAGALWPGAALRIGAQLYLRKFYASFGFVEVGEPYDEDGIPHIEMLLPRTIPPSPPPCE
- a CDS encoding sensor histidine kinase, with the translated sequence MLSFRRRLALAHVSVIVVVMTIAAFGSYFVFSRNVHGELDAALLALAETELGMLLSAGDGDAVIVHEAPPGPAAPSFVRLDRLVQIVDADGRVLARSSNLGEAQLPIPPVLRERLAAGETVFETLDGFGEEPTRMVSVPVPGRQKLLAVQVAGSLDDVNRTLGLASVLFLILGISLLLALAAAGALITRRAFGAIADVVQQARRISDANLGERLPHPGTRDEIGRLVDTLNDMLSRIENGMEAQRRFTSDASHELRSPLSRLRTELELALRRPRDPADYVETLHSSLEEVESLTLLVEELLVLARIDAGQERDAAEKVSLNMLAEDAVRRLEPMARERRLSLVLEPSPPVAARVARGAASLALANLLDNALKFSPPGTVVSVSVRADLEANEAILSVSDHGPGIRGDELPHLFERFYRGATARSDEKTPGLGLGLALSQAVVHAHGGRIQAANEVGGGARFDMRLRLAR
- a CDS encoding HlyD family secretion protein — its product is MNASTVQESHHIAKAESSAWHERWRRWRGGTAESLVPRIAGYALLAFVLWLVVTTLIQPLVSRQATRTVLQAPVTLVTSPISGVVTRMTVRALDKVEAGAVVATVQNPTINRDILTTLTTQRLALQSQVAQLTNQINASSDELQFVEQQVKLYRTASMAQTRDAWQVAQRQREVAQSNVAEQEQKVRRTSAMLDEGAVSPQAMDAAQAQLSTSRANAAVAEQAYTGLGQSMASASRGVFVGSGGASVYQTLANRRETLSGGIERAQHDSEALRQQLREVTALEAEERSRIDRMAAFEVRATQPGQVNSVLMPQGSFVPQGATLVRMTDCSRIEVVAVFPPRLAKKLNMGSTIAVKTDDGRPEVSARVTQLLPVAPEDFQSRYAVPFPFAEQGSVYAVARVESDNPVWIAQRGLCAPGKVVSARLAS